From the genome of Nicotiana sylvestris chromosome 2, ASM39365v2, whole genome shotgun sequence, one region includes:
- the LOC104247322 gene encoding LRR receptor-like serine/threonine-protein kinase GHR1 isoform X2, whose amino-acid sequence MCNGGNVAAVVLDNLGLFADVDLSVFANLTMLVKLSMANNSIAGKIPNNIDSFKSLEYLDLSGNLFASSLPPDVGKLGSLKNLSLAGNNFSGPIPDTISGLISIQSLDLSHNSFSGPLPSSLMKLIGLVYLNLSVNGFTKKIPKGFEMMENLEVLDLHGNMLDGNLDPQLLLLTTATHVDLSGNLLVNFASQQQKFLPGISESVKYLNLSHNQLTGSLVNEAQIFGNMNVLDLSYNQLSGELPSFNFVYDLQVLKLGNNRFSGFIPNDLLKGDALVLTELDLSGNNLTGSISMITSTTLRTLNLSSNALSGELPFVTGSSAVLDLSNNQFEGNLTRMLKWGNIEYLDLSHNRLSGNIPEVTAQFLRLYHLNLSHNTLIGTLPKVITQFPKTTVLDLSFNQLDGPLLTSLLTLPTIEELHLQNNALVGSIDFSPSASTPKLRVLDLSHNQFGGYFPDGFGSLTALQVLDIAGNNLSGSIPTSMGNVSSLTSLDISENHFTGPLPKNLPNSLQSLNASLNDFSGVVPDNLRKFPLSSFYPGNSELQFPNPPSGSGQASTENHRNKQLKTIIKVVIIVACVVVLVIVILLAMFIYLRAPRKPQAQVTDKDVRRQAQSTPSAFSSREGAGGRVVSAQDVATSRKASSSEIISPDEKMTAITGFSPSKASHFTWSPESGDSYTAESLPRLDVRSPDSLGGELYFLDDTISFTAEELSRAPAEVLGRSSHGTSYRATLDNGLLLTVKWLREGVAKQRKDFTKEAKKFANIRHPNVVGLRGYYWGPTQHEKLILSDYISPGSLASFLYDRPGRKGPPLTWPLRLKISVDIARGLNYLHFDREVPHGNLKASNVLLDGPDLNARVADYCLHRLMTQAGTIEQILDAGVLGYRAPELAASKKPLPSFKSDVYAFGVILLELMTGKCAGDVVSGEDGGVDLTDWVRLKVAEGRGSDCFDNALSAEMGNQVMEKQMKEVLAIALRCIRSVSERPGIKTVYEDLSSI is encoded by the exons ATGTGTAATGGTGGTAATGTTGCAGCAGTTGTCCTTGACAACTTGGGCTTATTTGCTGATGTAGATTTGAGTGTGTTTGCTAACCTCACAATGCTTGTGAAGCTCTCAATGGCAAACAATTCAATTGCTGGAAAAATTCCTAACAACATAGATAGCTTCAAGAGCCTTGAGTATCTTGATCTGTCGGGTAATCTATTCGCCTCCTCTTTACCGCCAGATGTTGGAAAACTAGGGAGCTTAAAGAATTTGTCGTTAGCTGGTAATAACTTTTCCGGTCCAATACCGGACACAATTTCAGGGCTCATATCAATCCAATCTTTGGACTTGAGTCACAATTCTTTTTCTGGGCCGCTACCTTCATCTTTGATGAAATTGATAGGCTTGGTATACCTTAATCTATCTGTTAATGGATTCACAAAGAAAATTCCTAAAGGATTTGAGATGATGGAAAATCTTGAAGTGCTTGACTTGCACGGAAACATGCTAGATGGCAATTTGGATCCACAACTCTTGCTGCTTACAACTGCAACCCATGTTGACTTGAGTGGAAACTTACTAGTGAATTTTGCTTCTCAGCAGCAGAAATTTCTGCCAGGGATATCTGAGTCGGTCAAGTATTTAAATCTTAGCCATAATCAGCTTACTGGCTCACTTGTCAATGAGGCTCAGATATTTGGGAACATGAATGTTCTGGATTTGAGCTACAATCAGCTGTCAGGGGAATTACCTAGTTTCAACTTTGTTTATGATCTTCAGGTCCTTAAACTTGGCAACAATCGGTTTTCTGGATTTATCCCCAATGATcttttgaaaggagatgcattggTTCTCACCGAGTTGGATTTAAGTGGAAACAACCTCACAG GGTCAATAAGCATGATAACATCGACAACATTGCGCACCCTTAACTTATCCTCTAATGCTCTCTCTGGTGAACTTCCCTTCGTGACTGGAAGTTCTGCGGTGCTTGATCTCTCGAATAATCAGTTCGAAGGTAATCTAACTAGAATGCTGAAATGGGGGAATATTGAATATCTTGACCTCAGCCATAACCGTTTGAGTGGAAACATCCCTGAGGTTACAGCTCAGTTTCTGCGTTTATATCACCTCAACCTTTCACACAATACCCTAATTGGAACTCTCCCAAAAGTTATCACACAGTTTCCTAAGACCACAGTCCTTGATCTCAGTTTCAACCAGTTGGATGGGCCTCTTCTTACTTCTCTACTAACTTTGCCAACTATTGAAGAACTTCACCTACAAAACAATGCACTTGTTGGAAGCATTGATTTTTCTCCTTCGGCTAGTACTCCTAAGCTTCGTGTTCTTGATCTTTCTCATAATCAGTTTGGTGGTTATTTTCCTGATGGTTTTGGGTCGTTGACTGCCCTTCAAGTACTTGATATAGCAGGAAATAATTTGTCTGGATCTATACCAACTTCCATGGGTAATGTTAGTTCTCTTACTTCTTTAGACATTTCAGAGAATCATTTCACTGGTCCACTGCCAAAGAACCTTCCAAACAGCCTCCAAAGCTTAAATGCATCGCTCAATGACTTCTCTGGTGTTGTCCCTGATAATTTGAGAAAATTTCCCTTGTCATCTTTCTACCCAGGCAACTCCGAGCTTCAATTTCCAAATCCTCCGTCGGGATCTGGTCAAGCTTCAACAGAAAATCATAGGAACAAGCAACTTAAAACTATTATCAAAGTGGTGATAATAGTTGCTTGTGTGGTTGTTCTTGTTATTGTAATCTTGCTCGCCATGTTTATATACTTACGGGCACCAAGGAAGCCTCAGGCACAGGTTACGGACAAAGATGTCCGGCGTCAAGCTCAATCAACTCCTTCTGCTTTTAGCAGTAGAGAAGGTGCTGGTGGTCGTGTAGTTTCAGCACAAGATGTTGCGACTTCACGGAAAGCATCATCATCAGAAATAATTAGTCCTGATGAGAAAATGACAGCTATAACTGGTTTCTCCCCTTCAAAAGCCAGTCATTTCACTTGGTCACCAGAGTCCGGTGATTCATATACCGCAGAAAGCCTTCCAAGATTGGATGTGAGATCTCCAGATAGTCTGGGAGGAGAGCTGTACTTCCTCGATGATACAATCTCTTTTACAGCCGAGGAACTATCTCGGGCCCCAGCTGAAGTCTTGGGCAGAAGCAGCCATGGGACGTCTTACAGGGCAACACTGGATAACGGGTTGCTCTTGACTGTGAAATGGCTGAGAGAAGGGGTGGCAAAACAGAGAAAGGATTTCACGAAGGAGGCAAAAAAGTTTGCAAATATTAGGCATCCAAATGTGGTAGGATTAAGAGGTTATTACTGGGGTCCCACACAACATGAGAAGCTTATTCTTTCAGATTACATATCTCCTGGAAGTCTAGCAAGTTTTCTCTATG ATCGTCCTGGAAGAAAAGGTCCACCCCTAACGTGGCCCCTAAGACTCAAAATATCAGTTGATATTGCGCGTGGCCTGAATTATCTCCATTTTGACCGCGAGGTTCCGCATGGAAACCTTAAAGCTTCCAACGTCTTGTTGGATGGCCCTGATCTTAATGCACGAGTTGCTGATTACTGCCTTCACCGCCTTATGACTCAGGCAGGGACAATAGAACAGATTCTTGATGCTGGAGTGTTGGGTTACCGCGCACCAGAGTTGGCCGCATCCAAGAAACCACTGCCTTCCTTCAAATCAGATGTATATGCGTTTGGAGTCATTTTGTTGGAGCTCATGACTGGGAAATGTGCAGGTGATGTGGTTTCAGGTGAAGATGGGGGAGTGGACTTGACCGACTGGGTAAGGTTGAAGGTGGCAGAAGGTCGAGGGTCGGATTGTTTTGATAATGCATTGTCAGCTGAGATGGGAAATCAAGTAATGGAGAAGCAAATGAAGGAGGTTCTTGCAATAGCTCTACGGTGCATACGCTCTGTATCGGAGAGGCCAGGTATTAAGACTGTATATGAGGACCTTTCATCTATATAG
- the LOC104247322 gene encoding LRR receptor-like serine/threonine-protein kinase GHR1 isoform X1, with the protein MKLSIKFLMFFVLYFGSAMGQLPSQDILALLEFKKGIEHDPTGFVLESWNEESIDFNGCPSSWNGIMCNGGNVAAVVLDNLGLFADVDLSVFANLTMLVKLSMANNSIAGKIPNNIDSFKSLEYLDLSGNLFASSLPPDVGKLGSLKNLSLAGNNFSGPIPDTISGLISIQSLDLSHNSFSGPLPSSLMKLIGLVYLNLSVNGFTKKIPKGFEMMENLEVLDLHGNMLDGNLDPQLLLLTTATHVDLSGNLLVNFASQQQKFLPGISESVKYLNLSHNQLTGSLVNEAQIFGNMNVLDLSYNQLSGELPSFNFVYDLQVLKLGNNRFSGFIPNDLLKGDALVLTELDLSGNNLTGSISMITSTTLRTLNLSSNALSGELPFVTGSSAVLDLSNNQFEGNLTRMLKWGNIEYLDLSHNRLSGNIPEVTAQFLRLYHLNLSHNTLIGTLPKVITQFPKTTVLDLSFNQLDGPLLTSLLTLPTIEELHLQNNALVGSIDFSPSASTPKLRVLDLSHNQFGGYFPDGFGSLTALQVLDIAGNNLSGSIPTSMGNVSSLTSLDISENHFTGPLPKNLPNSLQSLNASLNDFSGVVPDNLRKFPLSSFYPGNSELQFPNPPSGSGQASTENHRNKQLKTIIKVVIIVACVVVLVIVILLAMFIYLRAPRKPQAQVTDKDVRRQAQSTPSAFSSREGAGGRVVSAQDVATSRKASSSEIISPDEKMTAITGFSPSKASHFTWSPESGDSYTAESLPRLDVRSPDSLGGELYFLDDTISFTAEELSRAPAEVLGRSSHGTSYRATLDNGLLLTVKWLREGVAKQRKDFTKEAKKFANIRHPNVVGLRGYYWGPTQHEKLILSDYISPGSLASFLYDRPGRKGPPLTWPLRLKISVDIARGLNYLHFDREVPHGNLKASNVLLDGPDLNARVADYCLHRLMTQAGTIEQILDAGVLGYRAPELAASKKPLPSFKSDVYAFGVILLELMTGKCAGDVVSGEDGGVDLTDWVRLKVAEGRGSDCFDNALSAEMGNQVMEKQMKEVLAIALRCIRSVSERPGIKTVYEDLSSI; encoded by the exons ATGAAGCTTTCAATTAAGTTCTTGATGTTTTTTGTTCTTTATTTTGGCTCTGCAATGGGGCAGCTTCCATCCCAGGACATATTAGCACTGCTTGAGTTTAAGAAAGGTATAGAGCATGATCCAACAGGGTTTGTGCTTGAATCTTGGAATGAGGAATCCATTGATTTCAATGGATGCCCTTCATCTTGGAATGGGATAATGTGTAATGGTGGTAATGTTGCAGCAGTTGTCCTTGACAACTTGGGCTTATTTGCTGATGTAGATTTGAGTGTGTTTGCTAACCTCACAATGCTTGTGAAGCTCTCAATGGCAAACAATTCAATTGCTGGAAAAATTCCTAACAACATAGATAGCTTCAAGAGCCTTGAGTATCTTGATCTGTCGGGTAATCTATTCGCCTCCTCTTTACCGCCAGATGTTGGAAAACTAGGGAGCTTAAAGAATTTGTCGTTAGCTGGTAATAACTTTTCCGGTCCAATACCGGACACAATTTCAGGGCTCATATCAATCCAATCTTTGGACTTGAGTCACAATTCTTTTTCTGGGCCGCTACCTTCATCTTTGATGAAATTGATAGGCTTGGTATACCTTAATCTATCTGTTAATGGATTCACAAAGAAAATTCCTAAAGGATTTGAGATGATGGAAAATCTTGAAGTGCTTGACTTGCACGGAAACATGCTAGATGGCAATTTGGATCCACAACTCTTGCTGCTTACAACTGCAACCCATGTTGACTTGAGTGGAAACTTACTAGTGAATTTTGCTTCTCAGCAGCAGAAATTTCTGCCAGGGATATCTGAGTCGGTCAAGTATTTAAATCTTAGCCATAATCAGCTTACTGGCTCACTTGTCAATGAGGCTCAGATATTTGGGAACATGAATGTTCTGGATTTGAGCTACAATCAGCTGTCAGGGGAATTACCTAGTTTCAACTTTGTTTATGATCTTCAGGTCCTTAAACTTGGCAACAATCGGTTTTCTGGATTTATCCCCAATGATcttttgaaaggagatgcattggTTCTCACCGAGTTGGATTTAAGTGGAAACAACCTCACAG GGTCAATAAGCATGATAACATCGACAACATTGCGCACCCTTAACTTATCCTCTAATGCTCTCTCTGGTGAACTTCCCTTCGTGACTGGAAGTTCTGCGGTGCTTGATCTCTCGAATAATCAGTTCGAAGGTAATCTAACTAGAATGCTGAAATGGGGGAATATTGAATATCTTGACCTCAGCCATAACCGTTTGAGTGGAAACATCCCTGAGGTTACAGCTCAGTTTCTGCGTTTATATCACCTCAACCTTTCACACAATACCCTAATTGGAACTCTCCCAAAAGTTATCACACAGTTTCCTAAGACCACAGTCCTTGATCTCAGTTTCAACCAGTTGGATGGGCCTCTTCTTACTTCTCTACTAACTTTGCCAACTATTGAAGAACTTCACCTACAAAACAATGCACTTGTTGGAAGCATTGATTTTTCTCCTTCGGCTAGTACTCCTAAGCTTCGTGTTCTTGATCTTTCTCATAATCAGTTTGGTGGTTATTTTCCTGATGGTTTTGGGTCGTTGACTGCCCTTCAAGTACTTGATATAGCAGGAAATAATTTGTCTGGATCTATACCAACTTCCATGGGTAATGTTAGTTCTCTTACTTCTTTAGACATTTCAGAGAATCATTTCACTGGTCCACTGCCAAAGAACCTTCCAAACAGCCTCCAAAGCTTAAATGCATCGCTCAATGACTTCTCTGGTGTTGTCCCTGATAATTTGAGAAAATTTCCCTTGTCATCTTTCTACCCAGGCAACTCCGAGCTTCAATTTCCAAATCCTCCGTCGGGATCTGGTCAAGCTTCAACAGAAAATCATAGGAACAAGCAACTTAAAACTATTATCAAAGTGGTGATAATAGTTGCTTGTGTGGTTGTTCTTGTTATTGTAATCTTGCTCGCCATGTTTATATACTTACGGGCACCAAGGAAGCCTCAGGCACAGGTTACGGACAAAGATGTCCGGCGTCAAGCTCAATCAACTCCTTCTGCTTTTAGCAGTAGAGAAGGTGCTGGTGGTCGTGTAGTTTCAGCACAAGATGTTGCGACTTCACGGAAAGCATCATCATCAGAAATAATTAGTCCTGATGAGAAAATGACAGCTATAACTGGTTTCTCCCCTTCAAAAGCCAGTCATTTCACTTGGTCACCAGAGTCCGGTGATTCATATACCGCAGAAAGCCTTCCAAGATTGGATGTGAGATCTCCAGATAGTCTGGGAGGAGAGCTGTACTTCCTCGATGATACAATCTCTTTTACAGCCGAGGAACTATCTCGGGCCCCAGCTGAAGTCTTGGGCAGAAGCAGCCATGGGACGTCTTACAGGGCAACACTGGATAACGGGTTGCTCTTGACTGTGAAATGGCTGAGAGAAGGGGTGGCAAAACAGAGAAAGGATTTCACGAAGGAGGCAAAAAAGTTTGCAAATATTAGGCATCCAAATGTGGTAGGATTAAGAGGTTATTACTGGGGTCCCACACAACATGAGAAGCTTATTCTTTCAGATTACATATCTCCTGGAAGTCTAGCAAGTTTTCTCTATG ATCGTCCTGGAAGAAAAGGTCCACCCCTAACGTGGCCCCTAAGACTCAAAATATCAGTTGATATTGCGCGTGGCCTGAATTATCTCCATTTTGACCGCGAGGTTCCGCATGGAAACCTTAAAGCTTCCAACGTCTTGTTGGATGGCCCTGATCTTAATGCACGAGTTGCTGATTACTGCCTTCACCGCCTTATGACTCAGGCAGGGACAATAGAACAGATTCTTGATGCTGGAGTGTTGGGTTACCGCGCACCAGAGTTGGCCGCATCCAAGAAACCACTGCCTTCCTTCAAATCAGATGTATATGCGTTTGGAGTCATTTTGTTGGAGCTCATGACTGGGAAATGTGCAGGTGATGTGGTTTCAGGTGAAGATGGGGGAGTGGACTTGACCGACTGGGTAAGGTTGAAGGTGGCAGAAGGTCGAGGGTCGGATTGTTTTGATAATGCATTGTCAGCTGAGATGGGAAATCAAGTAATGGAGAAGCAAATGAAGGAGGTTCTTGCAATAGCTCTACGGTGCATACGCTCTGTATCGGAGAGGCCAGGTATTAAGACTGTATATGAGGACCTTTCATCTATATAG